Proteins from one Microcoleus sp. FACHB-672 genomic window:
- a CDS encoding tetratricopeptide repeat protein: MKINNQLAFVLSTLLLSVGSAAAIAQPAAPPAKPPAAKPAAPAKPTTAPAAPLSTRERQELQQRREEERIQRYVQREVNRTFGLTTSMLNVLLFLLILFPLAGILSLWLLKRSLANQIKSEVKDELSKEVKGEMVRLMGAGIENKREIAPPPAQPTMSGENVAQLKELISMAMATQNVISDARNSIEESLNTQAKTGDLLKDVFGHYVKQGDSLFLEGRYDDAIEVYEKAIQANSEDYESWCGRGVALTRVERYDDAIASFNQALRINSEYADAWYEKARCYAVQGNIDSAIENLRQSVNLNPDKRQIAKTDPSFDGIRDNEWFEDLIAR; the protein is encoded by the coding sequence ATGAAGATTAACAATCAACTTGCTTTCGTACTCTCTACCCTGCTGTTATCTGTGGGAAGTGCTGCGGCTATCGCACAGCCGGCAGCACCACCCGCCAAGCCTCCTGCTGCTAAACCGGCAGCGCCGGCAAAACCCACAACTGCGCCTGCTGCACCGCTTTCGACACGGGAGAGGCAGGAGTTGCAACAGCGAAGAGAAGAAGAGCGAATTCAAAGATATGTCCAGCGAGAAGTTAACCGCACGTTTGGGTTAACAACTTCTATGCTGAATGTTTTGCTGTTTCTGCTGATTCTGTTTCCGCTTGCCGGCATTCTCAGCCTGTGGCTGTTGAAACGCAGTTTGGCGAATCAGATTAAATCTGAAGTGAAAGACGAACTCAGTAAGGAAGTTAAAGGAGAGATGGTGCGGCTAATGGGTGCCGGCATCGAAAATAAACGAGAAATTGCTCCGCCGCCGGCACAGCCCACCATGAGCGGTGAAAATGTGGCTCAATTAAAAGAGTTGATTTCAATGGCAATGGCGACTCAAAATGTTATTTCAGATGCTCGCAACTCAATTGAAGAGTCGCTCAACACCCAAGCTAAAACAGGGGATTTACTTAAAGATGTTTTCGGCCATTATGTGAAGCAGGGCGATAGCCTTTTTCTGGAAGGTCGCTATGACGATGCGATTGAAGTTTACGAAAAGGCAATTCAGGCTAATTCTGAGGATTATGAATCTTGGTGTGGTAGAGGGGTTGCATTAACAAGGGTGGAACGCTATGACGATGCAATCGCGTCCTTTAACCAAGCCCTCCGTATCAATTCTGAGTATGCTGATGCTTGGTATGAAAAAGCTCGCTGCTATGCGGTGCAAGGCAATATAGATTCGGCCATTGAAAATTTGAGGCAGTCGGTTAACCTCAATCCCGATAAAAGGCAGATTGCCAAGACTGACCCTTCTTTTGACGGAATTCGGGATAATGAGTGGTTTGAAGATTTGATTGCTAGATAG
- a CDS encoding S-methyl-5'-thioadenosine phosphorylase: MAQAKIGIIGGSGLYKMDALKDVEEVRVDTPFGAPSDALIVGTLEGTPVAFLARHGRNHTFLPSELPFRANIYAMKSLGVEYVISASAVGSLKEEVKPLDMVVPDQFIDRTKNRISTFFGDGIVAHIAFGDPVCGQLAKVLADAVASLELPDVTLHRGGTYVCMEGPAFSTKAESHLYRSWGATVIGMTNLPEAKLAREAEMAYATLALATDYDCWHSDHDSVTVDMVVANLQRNALNAQKVIQETVRRLTENPPQSDAHSALKYAILTPLDKVSPAAKEKLELLLQKYL, from the coding sequence ATGGCTCAAGCAAAGATTGGGATCATTGGTGGCAGCGGACTCTACAAAATGGATGCGCTCAAAGATGTCGAAGAAGTGCGTGTTGACACGCCCTTTGGCGCACCGTCCGATGCTTTGATTGTGGGAACCTTAGAAGGAACCCCAGTGGCTTTCCTCGCCCGTCACGGTCGGAATCACACGTTTTTACCCTCAGAGTTGCCATTCCGGGCAAATATTTACGCAATGAAGAGTCTGGGGGTTGAGTATGTAATCTCTGCATCCGCCGTTGGATCGCTTAAAGAAGAGGTAAAGCCCCTGGATATGGTTGTGCCAGATCAGTTTATTGATCGCACCAAGAACCGAATTTCTACGTTTTTCGGTGATGGCATTGTAGCGCACATTGCTTTTGGCGATCCTGTCTGCGGCCAGCTGGCGAAAGTGCTGGCGGATGCAGTGGCGAGTTTAGAGTTGCCAGATGTGACGCTGCACCGAGGAGGTACTTACGTTTGTATGGAAGGGCCGGCATTTTCCACGAAAGCAGAGTCTCATCTTTATCGCAGTTGGGGTGCGACAGTGATTGGCATGACGAATTTACCGGAAGCCAAGTTAGCCCGTGAAGCGGAAATGGCTTATGCAACCTTAGCGTTGGCAACAGATTACGATTGCTGGCACTCTGATCATGATAGTGTAACGGTAGATATGGTGGTCGCAAATCTACAACGCAATGCGCTAAACGCTCAAAAAGTGATTCAAGAAACTGTGCGGCGTTTAACTGAAAATCCACCGCAATCAGATGCTCATTCAGCGTTGAAGTATGCGATTTTAACGCCTTTAGATAAGGTTTCACCGGCAGCCAAGGAAAAGTTGGAATTGCTCCTGCAGAAGTATTTATAA
- a CDS encoding Tab2/Atab2 family RNA-binding protein, whose amino-acid sequence MRIWLADFYKRPLKNEQGQKLWELLVCEATGSFRYSAMCPQAEANASWLAEHLKLANGGNLPELIQVFRPQSLSLLETAGKLLGVRVEANRQCNLVKDWLLVKAKDYPQEKNYTGEVVDLLAIDRPPPVPLPETLLGEQWRFAALNAGDLVDAFAGRAIPILEMPESFLPINLGLASTVPVPGVIIDGGRQSMKLARWLQDARPVAMNYIAGDPDGLILEAGLADRWVLATFEDEEVAAAAKAYEQRKQLTQGLHFLLVQPDDSGMTYSGFWLLRNC is encoded by the coding sequence ATGCGTATTTGGCTGGCTGATTTTTACAAACGTCCCCTTAAAAATGAGCAAGGACAAAAGTTGTGGGAATTGCTGGTGTGTGAGGCAACCGGCAGCTTTAGGTACAGTGCGATGTGTCCCCAAGCGGAAGCCAATGCTAGCTGGTTAGCTGAGCATTTAAAGCTGGCTAACGGTGGTAATTTACCCGAACTCATTCAAGTATTTCGCCCTCAATCCTTAAGCTTACTGGAAACAGCCGGCAAGCTTTTGGGCGTGCGAGTGGAAGCAAATCGGCAATGCAACCTTGTGAAAGATTGGTTGTTAGTCAAAGCTAAAGATTACCCACAAGAGAAAAATTACACCGGCGAAGTTGTGGATTTGCTCGCGATTGATCGTCCGCCGCCAGTGCCTTTACCAGAAACTCTGTTAGGTGAACAGTGGCGATTTGCTGCTTTAAATGCCGGCGATCTGGTTGATGCCTTTGCCGGCAGAGCGATCCCCATTTTGGAAATGCCAGAATCTTTCTTGCCAATTAATCTGGGATTAGCCTCAACCGTGCCCGTGCCTGGGGTTATTATTGATGGAGGCCGGCAATCCATGAAATTGGCCAGATGGCTGCAAGATGCCCGCCCTGTAGCGATGAATTACATTGCCGGTGATCCAGATGGGTTAATTTTAGAAGCTGGGCTTGCAGATCGATGGGTTTTGGCGACATTTGAAGATGAAGAAGTTGCAGCCGCAGCCAAGGCGTATGAACAACGCAAGCAATTAACTCAAGGACTGCATTTTCTGTTAGTACAACCAGATGACTCTGGAATGACTTACAGTGGTTTTTGGTTATTACGAAATTGCTAA
- the glgP gene encoding alpha-glucan family phosphorylase: protein MTYFMTNDRSMTPAQKLAQKLPLPLKRLADLAYNYWWSWTTDRVSLFQRISADEWERCNHNPVAILQTASSERLTELTEDPFYIKQVKALVEQFDRYMSERNTWASRVAPQISREHPVAYLCAEFGIHESLPIYSGGLGILAGDHLKSASDLGVPLVGVGLLYRQGYFHQRLNDGGWQEDYYLDNRFEEMPLELMTNDQGQPITVELDIRQRSVKVQIWRTQVGRVSLYLLDTDRQDNDPIDRWLTGHLYGGNQETRIAQEVVLGIGGVKALEALNIEPAVYHLNEGHAAFCTLEIARFTMEKTGKSFYDIEASVRDRCVFTTHTPVPAGHDVFSSDLMDSYFAQYWPTLKLSREQFLALGARRLGDPWEPFGMTVLALRLCRTANGVSELHGVVSRKMWNILYPERPENKVPIGYITNGVHAPTWTAPLLCDLYAEYMGADWSSQLLDPQMWAKVDAIPDEELWERHKILKERLVAYTRSKVKVARQNRNEDHHRIQAADELLDANVLTIGFARRFSPYKRGHLLLRDAERALRIFGNANRPVQIVFAGKAHPRDEEGKRIIQRLMEWCKHPSILTRVAFIEDYNIYTGQKLVQGVDVWLNNPRRPLEASGTSGEKVCFNGGINCSVLDGWWCEGYKADANGKGLNGWAIGEDANTSDQELQDRIDSESLYRLLEEEIVPLYYDQDANGIPHGWVRMMKESIKTNAPLFNTDRMIADYVTQVYAPGCAADVKPILASLPV from the coding sequence GTGACCTACTTTATGACAAATGACCGTTCTATGACTCCAGCCCAAAAGTTAGCCCAGAAGTTACCCCTTCCTCTCAAGCGATTAGCAGATCTGGCTTATAACTATTGGTGGAGTTGGACAACTGACCGAGTTTCCCTATTTCAGCGCATCAGTGCTGATGAGTGGGAACGCTGTAACCATAACCCAGTAGCCATTCTTCAGACAGCTTCTAGCGAACGCCTAACCGAACTGACCGAAGATCCGTTCTACATCAAGCAAGTCAAAGCGCTTGTCGAGCAGTTTGACCGCTATATGTCAGAACGCAATACCTGGGCGAGTCGCGTTGCACCCCAAATTTCTCGCGAACACCCCGTTGCCTATCTCTGTGCGGAATTCGGCATTCATGAATCCCTGCCGATTTATTCGGGCGGCTTGGGAATATTAGCCGGCGATCACCTCAAATCTGCCTCGGATCTGGGCGTACCCCTGGTTGGTGTTGGCTTACTCTACCGGCAAGGTTACTTCCACCAGCGACTCAATGACGGCGGTTGGCAAGAAGATTACTACCTTGACAACCGCTTTGAGGAAATGCCCTTAGAGTTGATGACAAACGACCAGGGCCAACCCATCACCGTAGAACTTGATATTCGCCAGCGTTCTGTCAAAGTCCAAATCTGGCGGACTCAGGTGGGGCGTGTCTCTCTCTACCTGCTAGATACAGACCGGCAAGATAACGATCCTATCGACCGTTGGCTCACCGGCCACCTTTATGGCGGTAACCAAGAAACCCGGATCGCCCAAGAAGTCGTGCTGGGGATCGGCGGTGTCAAGGCATTAGAAGCATTGAACATAGAGCCGGCTGTTTACCATCTCAACGAAGGACACGCCGCTTTTTGCACCCTGGAAATTGCCCGGTTCACAATGGAGAAAACCGGCAAATCCTTCTACGATATCGAAGCCTCAGTGCGGGATCGCTGCGTGTTTACCACCCACACCCCCGTTCCTGCCGGTCACGATGTCTTCTCATCTGACTTGATGGACTCCTACTTCGCCCAATACTGGCCCACCTTAAAATTATCACGCGAACAGTTTTTGGCCTTGGGGGCGCGTCGTCTTGGCGATCCTTGGGAACCCTTCGGCATGACCGTCTTAGCCCTGCGCCTATGCCGCACTGCCAACGGCGTCAGTGAACTGCACGGTGTAGTGTCCCGCAAGATGTGGAATATTCTTTACCCAGAACGGCCTGAGAACAAAGTCCCCATCGGTTACATCACCAATGGCGTCCACGCCCCAACTTGGACAGCACCCCTGCTGTGTGACCTCTACGCTGAATATATGGGCGCAGATTGGTCAAGCCAACTCCTTGACCCGCAAATGTGGGCAAAGGTAGACGCGATTCCCGATGAGGAACTGTGGGAACGTCACAAAATCCTTAAAGAGCGTCTAGTTGCATATACACGATCAAAAGTCAAGGTTGCACGACAAAATCGCAACGAAGACCACCACCGCATCCAAGCAGCTGATGAGCTGTTAGATGCAAACGTGCTAACCATTGGGTTTGCGCGGCGCTTCAGTCCTTATAAGCGGGGTCACTTGCTGCTGCGCGATGCAGAACGGGCTTTAAGGATTTTTGGCAATGCCAATCGTCCAGTGCAAATCGTGTTTGCCGGCAAAGCACATCCCCGCGACGAAGAAGGCAAGCGGATCATTCAGCGGTTGATGGAGTGGTGTAAGCACCCATCCATTCTCACGCGGGTGGCATTTATTGAAGACTACAACATCTACACCGGCCAAAAATTGGTGCAAGGTGTTGATGTGTGGCTAAATAACCCCCGCCGTCCTCTGGAAGCTTCTGGCACCAGTGGCGAGAAAGTTTGCTTTAATGGTGGGATTAATTGCAGTGTCCTTGATGGCTGGTGGTGCGAAGGCTACAAAGCTGATGCCAATGGCAAAGGACTCAACGGTTGGGCAATTGGTGAAGATGCTAATACCAGCGATCAGGAATTGCAAGATCGCATTGATTCAGAGTCTTTGTATCGGTTATTAGAAGAGGAAATTGTTCCGCTTTACTATGACCAAGATGCGAATGGAATTCCTCACGGTTGGGTTCGCATGATGAAGGAGTCGATTAAAACAAATGCTCCTTTGTTCAATACAGATCGAATGATTGCGGACTATGTCACTCAGGTTTATGCGCCCGGTTGTGCGGCGGATGTTAAACCGATTTTAGCGAGTCTGCCGGTGTAG
- a CDS encoding calcium-binding protein: MATIIGTSEHDNLSGTAGKDSIIGLAGNDNIDGGIGSDTMDGGVGDDVYYVDRTCDVVIEGVGTSFDTVYSNASYSLSANVENLYLQGNAYYGYGNELDNRIVGNADNNYLWGGAGDDFINGLTGNDTMVGGIGNDAYLVDSTSDVVTEEVAAGEDVVYAYANYSLSANVERLYVQDGVDYGAGNELDNFIEANIGNNYLWGGAGNDTISGRADSDVLTGGAGADYFKFHSANEGNDTITDFSRAEGDKIALSAYGFGNLIFPTGETPESLLSSQFATDAGATDSNHRVIYNSSTGALFFDSDGIGANAQVQIASLSTGLALTNSDFQVFA; the protein is encoded by the coding sequence TTGGCTACAATTATTGGGACATCTGAACACGACAATCTTAGTGGAACTGCTGGTAAAGACAGCATTATCGGGTTAGCCGGCAACGACAACATTGATGGAGGTATTGGTAGTGACACAATGGACGGCGGTGTTGGTGATGACGTTTATTATGTAGACCGCACCTGTGATGTAGTTATTGAAGGTGTTGGTACTAGCTTCGATACCGTCTACTCTAATGCCAGCTACAGTTTAAGTGCCAACGTGGAAAACCTTTACCTTCAAGGCAATGCTTATTACGGCTACGGTAACGAACTTGATAACCGTATTGTAGGCAATGCCGATAATAACTACCTCTGGGGTGGTGCTGGTGACGACTTCATCAATGGTCTTACCGGCAACGATACGATGGTAGGCGGCATAGGTAACGATGCTTACCTTGTAGATAGCACCAGTGATGTGGTTACTGAAGAGGTGGCTGCCGGCGAAGACGTTGTCTATGCCTATGCCAACTATAGTTTAAGTGCCAATGTGGAAAGGCTCTACGTCCAAGACGGTGTTGATTACGGCGCTGGCAATGAACTTGATAACTTTATCGAAGCCAATATCGGCAATAACTACCTCTGGGGCGGGGCAGGAAATGACACCATCTCTGGCCGTGCCGACAGCGATGTATTGACTGGAGGTGCCGGGGCAGATTACTTTAAATTCCACTCTGCCAATGAGGGTAATGATACGATTACCGACTTTAGCAGGGCAGAAGGAGATAAAATTGCGCTTTCAGCCTACGGTTTTGGTAACTTAATTTTCCCAACAGGAGAGACACCTGAATCTCTGCTTTCTTCTCAGTTTGCCACTGATGCTGGAGCGACTGATTCCAATCATCGTGTCATCTACAACTCATCAACCGGCGCACTCTTCTTTGATTCAGATGGTATAGGAGCAAACGCACAGGTACAAATTGCCAGCCTCTCAACAGGCTTAGCTCTAACTAACAGCGACTTCCAAGTTTTTGCATAG
- a CDS encoding calcium-binding protein, with product MATIIGTSGHDNLHGTAGNDSIMGLAGNDTIRGGMGVDTMDGGIGNDVYYADSTHDVVIEGVGAGIDTVFASSSYALDVNEVENLYLRGNAIYGYGNELNNHIVGNAGDNTLSGDAGNDSIYGLAGNDTIYGGMGIDLLVGGVGNDVYYLDGDVISEEAGAGIDTVFAYTGEILRPNVENLYLQGSAIYGLGNELNNYIVGNANDNWLSGGTGIDTVIGGLGNDSITISGIGSDVLTGGAGADYFRFHSASAGSVTITDFSKAEGDKIELLAFEFYGLNFPVIENTSEALLCSQFVTGAGATNSDHRIIYNSSSGALFYDFDGTGATAQVQIASLSTGLALTSSDFQVV from the coding sequence ATGGCTACAATCATCGGGACATCTGGACACGACAATCTTCATGGAACCGCTGGTAATGACAGCATCATGGGGTTAGCCGGCAATGACACCATCAGGGGAGGTATGGGTGTTGATACAATGGACGGCGGCATTGGTAATGACGTTTATTATGCAGACAGCACCCATGATGTAGTTATTGAAGGTGTTGGTGCTGGCATCGATACAGTCTTCGCCTCTAGCAGCTACGCCTTAGACGTAAATGAAGTGGAAAACCTTTATCTGCGAGGCAACGCTATTTACGGTTATGGCAACGAACTCAACAACCATATTGTGGGTAATGCCGGCGATAATACGCTCTCAGGCGATGCCGGCAACGACAGCATCTATGGATTAGCCGGCAATGACACCATCTATGGTGGTATGGGTATTGACCTATTGGTCGGCGGTGTTGGTAATGACGTTTATTATCTAGACGGTGATGTAATTAGTGAAGAAGCTGGTGCTGGCATCGATACAGTCTTCGCTTATACTGGCGAAATATTAAGGCCCAATGTGGAAAATCTTTACCTGCAAGGCAGCGCTATTTACGGCTTAGGCAACGAACTCAACAACTATATTGTGGGTAATGCCAATGATAATTGGCTCTCAGGCGGTACCGGCATAGATACAGTGATAGGCGGCTTAGGCAACGACTCTATTACTATTTCAGGTATCGGCAGCGATGTATTGACTGGAGGTGCCGGTGCAGATTACTTTAGATTCCACTCTGCCAGTGCGGGTAGTGTTACGATTACCGACTTTAGCAAGGCAGAAGGAGATAAAATTGAGCTTTTAGCCTTTGAATTTTACGGCTTAAATTTCCCAGTAATAGAAAACACATCTGAAGCTCTGCTTTGTTCTCAGTTTGTCACTGGCGCTGGAGCAACTAATTCCGATCACCGTATCATTTATAACTCATCATCGGGCGCACTATTCTATGATTTCGATGGTACAGGAGCAACTGCACAGGTACAAATTGCCAGCCTCTCAACAGGCTTAGCTCTAACTAGCAGTGACTTCCAAGTTGTTTAG
- a CDS encoding ribbon-helix-helix protein, CopG family produces the protein MPRTKPPSDKVLTIRLPSTELERLESYCTSKGRTKTDVIRELIRKLRG, from the coding sequence ATGCCAAGAACAAAACCGCCCTCCGATAAAGTGCTAACCATTCGGCTTCCTTCTACCGAGCTGGAGCGTTTAGAATCTTACTGCACCAGCAAAGGCAGAACGAAAACTGATGTGATCAGAGAACTCATTCGCAAGTTACGGGGTTAA
- a CDS encoding TIGR04376 family protein: MGLFEDLSRFLETRLEEFLRNNPHLELQALEEQLREQEEDTLRLIVDLQRKEKGLQDQILSTAQDIQRWHSRIEKAKASNRVDLAQAAQEREAALLRQGNQFWGQMQGVKERIEKSKELYKQIQQRRQEVRAKATEAAAAAAATRTNTQKTEQSWQTAGWNQSQTRTMSGGADSLEEAFRRWETDDEIDRMKRNMGR, translated from the coding sequence ATGGGCCTATTTGAAGACCTCAGCCGGTTTTTAGAAACTAGACTGGAAGAGTTTTTACGCAATAATCCCCATCTAGAGTTGCAGGCGCTGGAAGAACAGTTGCGGGAGCAAGAAGAAGATACCCTGCGGCTGATCGTTGATTTGCAGCGCAAAGAAAAGGGGCTGCAAGATCAAATTCTCTCCACCGCTCAAGATATCCAGCGTTGGCACAGCCGCATCGAAAAAGCGAAAGCATCGAACCGGGTCGATTTGGCTCAGGCAGCGCAAGAAAGAGAGGCGGCGCTGTTGCGGCAAGGAAATCAATTCTGGGGTCAAATGCAGGGCGTTAAGGAACGCATTGAGAAATCTAAGGAATTGTACAAGCAGATCCAACAGCGCCGGCAGGAAGTGCGGGCGAAAGCAACCGAGGCAGCAGCCGCAGCAGCAGCAACGCGTACCAACACGCAAAAAACCGAACAAAGCTGGCAAACTGCCGGTTGGAATCAAAGTCAAACTCGCACAATGTCCGGCGGCGCTGATTCCTTAGAGGAAGCCTTTAGACGTTGGGAAACAGATGATGAGATTGATCGGATGAAGCGAAATATGGGCCGGTAG
- the mnmG gene encoding tRNA uridine-5-carboxymethylaminomethyl(34) synthesis enzyme MnmG: MTAHTPVEFQDAFDVVVVGAGHSGCEAALASARLGCRTLLLTLNLDKIAWQPCNPAVGGPAKSQLTHEVDALGGEIGKIADRTYLQKRILNASRGPAVWALRAQTDKREYAAVMKNIVENQENLTIREGMATDLVLGANDEIIGVETYFGVAFQCKAVVLTTGTFLGGIIWVGNKSMPAGRAGEFAATGLTETLNRLGFETGRLKTGTPARVDKRSVDYSVMEAQPGDEKVSWFSFDPEAWVEREQMNCYLTRTTTETHRLIRENLHLSPVYGGWVDAKGPRYCPSIEDKIVRFADKESHQIFIEPEGRDIPELYIQGFSTGLPEQLQVQLLRSLPGMEKCVMLRPAYAVEYDYLPATQCYPTLMTKKIEGLFCAGQVNGTTGYEEAAAQGIVAGINAARLVKNQEMIIFPREQSYIGTLVDDLCTKDLREPYRMLTSRSEYRLLLRSDNADQRLTPLGREIGLIDDRRYALFTRKQQNIADEKRRLETTRIKEHDEIGKAIASDTQQLIKGSITLADLLRRPNIHYVDLDRYGLANPDLNTAEQEGAEIDIKYSGYIQRQQHQIDQISRQEHRKLPADLDYANIDTLSKESREKLAKVKPLTIGQACRIGGVNPADVNALLVYLELRSRQLAAVGVGKV, encoded by the coding sequence ATGACCGCACACACACCTGTAGAATTCCAAGATGCCTTTGATGTTGTGGTAGTCGGTGCCGGCCACTCAGGATGTGAAGCGGCACTCGCTAGCGCACGTCTGGGCTGTCGCACCCTACTGCTGACCCTTAATTTAGATAAAATTGCTTGGCAACCCTGCAACCCCGCAGTGGGAGGGCCGGCAAAATCTCAACTTACCCACGAAGTAGACGCACTGGGTGGTGAAATCGGCAAAATCGCCGACCGCACTTACCTGCAAAAGCGCATCCTCAACGCCTCAAGAGGGCCGGCAGTTTGGGCATTACGCGCCCAAACCGATAAGCGCGAATACGCTGCCGTGATGAAAAATATTGTCGAAAACCAAGAAAACTTGACCATTCGCGAAGGCATGGCAACTGACTTGGTATTAGGCGCAAATGATGAAATTATTGGCGTTGAAACTTACTTTGGCGTCGCCTTTCAATGTAAAGCAGTTGTCCTAACAACCGGCACCTTCCTCGGTGGCATTATCTGGGTAGGGAATAAATCGATGCCGGCAGGACGCGCCGGAGAATTTGCAGCGACAGGATTAACCGAAACCCTTAATCGGCTGGGCTTTGAGACAGGCCGGTTAAAGACAGGAACCCCCGCACGCGTTGATAAGCGTTCCGTAGATTACAGCGTCATGGAAGCGCAACCGGGTGATGAAAAAGTTTCCTGGTTCAGCTTCGATCCGGAAGCTTGGGTGGAACGGGAACAGATGAATTGTTACCTCACCCGCACAACCACAGAAACGCACCGGCTGATTCGGGAAAATTTGCATTTATCGCCTGTTTATGGCGGTTGGGTAGATGCAAAAGGGCCGCGTTATTGCCCTAGCATTGAAGATAAAATTGTGCGCTTTGCCGATAAGGAAAGCCACCAAATCTTTATTGAACCCGAAGGTCGCGATATTCCAGAATTGTATATTCAGGGATTTTCCACCGGCTTGCCAGAACAGCTGCAAGTGCAATTGCTGCGCTCGCTTCCTGGTATGGAAAAGTGCGTGATGCTACGTCCTGCTTATGCCGTTGAATACGATTATCTGCCGGCAACTCAGTGTTACCCAACCCTGATGACCAAGAAAATCGAAGGGTTATTTTGTGCCGGCCAAGTTAACGGCACAACCGGCTATGAAGAAGCTGCCGCGCAGGGAATCGTCGCAGGGATCAATGCGGCGCGATTGGTGAAAAACCAAGAAATGATTATTTTCCCGCGTGAGCAAAGTTACATCGGCACCTTAGTTGACGATCTCTGTACCAAAGACTTGCGCGAACCTTACCGAATGCTCACGTCTCGATCTGAATACCGGCTGTTGTTGCGTTCAGATAATGCTGATCAGCGTCTCACACCGCTTGGACGAGAAATCGGTTTAATTGATGATCGCCGGTATGCATTATTCACCCGCAAACAGCAAAATATTGCAGATGAAAAGCGCCGGCTGGAAACCACGCGGATTAAAGAGCATGATGAAATTGGCAAAGCGATCGCATCAGATACGCAGCAACTGATCAAAGGCTCAATCACCCTCGCTGACTTGTTGCGCCGGCCTAACATCCATTACGTTGATCTGGATCGTTATGGACTGGCAAACCCAGACTTAAATACCGCTGAACAAGAAGGCGCAGAAATTGATATCAAATACTCTGGCTATATCCAGCGCCAGCAGCACCAAATTGACCAAATATCGCGTCAAGAACATCGGAAATTGCCGGCAGATTTAGACTACGCCAACATTGACACCCTCTCCAAGGAATCGCGGGAGAAACTTGCTAAGGTCAAACCCTTGACTATTGGGCAAGCTTGTCGTATAGGCGGTGTAAATCCTGCCGATGTCAACGCGCTGCTGGTGTATTTGGAACTGCGTTCGCGTCAATTGGCCGCAGTCGGTGTGGGAAAAGTGTAG
- a CDS encoding FkbM family methyltransferase: MIHGYIADAQFELNSLTDKIPRKMKIKSLIKSILKKVVSPVKVNQNLTNLVCNTDLALARLANLGFKPNLIFDVGAYQGDFTKFCVELWPETKAACFEVIPHKVSELKDLASSNASIQVFPTLLGANCHDEFPFYQLERHAETASSVLNTQTAFKLPPQYYPMSTVDDIVKNHFAGHGPDLLKIDVQGYELEVLKGTENTLNQIQVILAEINLLDIYKDAPLLAELIAWLDARNWVTYDICSFWRRPLDQALWQSDFIFVQRDSFLRANKGYSKKS, encoded by the coding sequence GTGATTCATGGATATATAGCAGATGCTCAATTTGAGCTTAATTCTTTAACTGATAAAATACCGAGAAAAATGAAAATCAAATCTTTAATAAAATCTATTTTAAAAAAAGTTGTTTCACCTGTCAAAGTCAATCAGAATTTAACGAATCTTGTATGCAATACAGACTTGGCCTTAGCACGTCTTGCAAATTTGGGTTTTAAACCTAACCTTATTTTTGATGTTGGGGCTTATCAAGGGGATTTTACTAAATTTTGTGTGGAATTATGGCCTGAAACAAAAGCAGCTTGTTTTGAAGTCATCCCTCACAAAGTTAGTGAGCTAAAAGATTTAGCATCTTCTAATGCGTCGATTCAAGTATTTCCAACATTATTGGGTGCAAATTGTCATGATGAATTTCCATTTTATCAACTAGAACGTCATGCTGAAACCGCTTCTAGTGTTCTGAATACACAAACTGCCTTCAAGTTACCTCCTCAATATTATCCCATGTCTACAGTAGATGACATTGTCAAGAATCACTTTGCTGGACACGGCCCAGATTTGCTAAAAATTGATGTGCAGGGTTATGAACTTGAGGTTCTTAAAGGTACAGAAAACACGTTAAATCAAATTCAAGTAATTTTGGCAGAGATTAATCTATTAGATATCTATAAAGATGCTCCTTTGTTGGCTGAACTGATTGCGTGGCTAGATGCACGAAACTGGGTAACGTATGATATCTGTAGTTTTTGGCGTCGTCCACTCGATCAAGCTTTGTGGCAATCGGATTTTATCTTTGTGCAGCGTGACAGCTTCCTACGGGCTAATAAAGGCTATTCTAAAAAAAGTTAA